One window of the Arvicanthis niloticus isolate mArvNil1 chromosome 23, mArvNil1.pat.X, whole genome shotgun sequence genome contains the following:
- the LOC143436591 gene encoding LOW QUALITY PROTEIN: uncharacterized protein LOC143436591 (The sequence of the model RefSeq protein was modified relative to this genomic sequence to represent the inferred CDS: substituted 1 base at 1 genomic stop codon) — translation MGQTLATPLSLTLDHWSEVKARAYSLSVRVKKQKWQTLCTSEWPSFQTGWPPEGSFFLEKVRRVKERVYQRGPSGHPDQIPYITVWENLILSPPLWVRPFVSLSGPLKTEVLALKDGNEEMKASHPVREKKILTTDADHLLLDPPPPYPPVPQAAAGQGGSASAGELGGVTTGTGQGNSEEQGSTTWVEPSAPLLHLEEGSLEGPAAGTRSKKVVSPDSTVLPLRAYGPPDDQGNQLFQYWPFSSADLYNWRTHNPPFSEDPQALIGLIDSLLFSHWPTWDDCQQLLQVLFTTEERQRILLEARKNVPGTDGRPTSLQNEIDAAFPLTRPDWDFNTANGREHLKIYRQTLMAGLRGAARRPTNLAKVRETIQGPAESPSAFLERLMEAFRQFTPYDPMSDEHKATVTIAFIDQSASDIKRKLQKLDGLQDKSLRDLVQVAEKVYYNRETEEEKEKRKQKEQEARELEKEKRQEKNLTRILATVVRESRRPGERVPGNRRRPLDKDQCAHCREKGHWAKDCPKKRGDRPRRAREEAPDHKILALGEDSDXGGRGSDPLPEPRVTLRVEGKPTQFLVDTGAQHSVLLQTSGPLSNKKSWVQGATGNKQYSWTTRRTVDLGVGRVSHSFLVIPECPYPLLGRDLLAKIGAQIHFLPEGPQIKDRQGNVLHVLTVKLEDEYRLFDHSKDNPCDMDWWLNQFPQAWAETAGMGEAKNQPAVHVELKASATPVAVRQYPMSKEARDGIRPHILRLLDLGILKKCQSAWNTPLLPVRKPGTNDYRPVQDLREVNKRVTDLHPTVPNPYNLLSSLPPERTWYTVLDLKDAFFCLRLSPKSQPIFAFEWKDPETGISGQLTWTRLPQGFKNSPTIFDEALHRDLALFRAENPQVTLLQFLDDLLLAAHDKDTCLDGTRRLLTELAKLGYRASAKKAQICRKQVSYLGYLLKDGKRWLSEARKETVLHIPPPSNARQVREFLGTAGFCRLWIPGFAEMAAPLYPLTKSDRPFEWGEKEQAAFDSIKMALMSAPALGLPDVSKPFHLYVAENGGVAKGVLTQKLGPWKRPVAYLSKKLDSVAAGWPACLRIVAAVATLVRDADKLTLGQDLVVTAPHALESVVRQPPDRWLTNARMTHYQTLLLNSDRISFTPATGLNPATLLPDSNIGAPVHDCQQVLAEAHGWRKDLSDQPLADAEVTWYTDGSSYLENGKRKAGAAVVDGQKVIWAQTLPEGTSAQRAELIALTKALELGKDKKVNIYTDSRYAFATAHVHGAIYQQRGLLTSAGKEIKNKTEILALLEALHLPFKVSIIHCPGHQRETSAVAKGNNMADREARRVAGETIFAMTVAENKAEPAPPFQYTAQDLALMTEIEKEFDKDLGVWKTPARKIILPQKEAEEMVKQMHQWTHLGVKKLVATMLNTKFHVLGLTRLVRNIVHACVPCQMVNACRTKVEPGKRLRGNRPGTYWEVDFTEIKPARYGNKYLLVFVDTFSGWTEAFPTKKETAAVVAKKILEEIFPRFGVPKVIASDNGPAFVAQVSQGVAKYLGIDWKLHCIYRPQSSGQVERMNRNLKETLTKLSMESDGTDWVVLLPLALFRVRNTPSRFNLTPFEILYGAPAPLATINEVTRLTCHGNSDLYARLRGLQAVQKEVWTQLAHAYEPGTPETSHRFQVGDCVYVRRHRAQTLEPRWKGPFLVLLTTPTAVKVDGISAWIHASHVKPAPEGPSPKWTLRRTQNPLKIKIQRQTVADQHDST, via the coding sequence ATGGGACAGACGCTAGCTACCCCACTATCTTTGACGCTTGACCACTGGTCAGAAGTTAAGGCTAGAGCTTATAGTTTGTCAGTAAGAGTGAAGAAGCAGAAATGGCAAACCTTGTGTACATcagaatggccatctttccaaaccgGGTGGCCACCAGAAGGATCCTTCTTCTTAGAAAAGGTCAGACGGGTAAAAGAAAGAGTCTACCAGAGGGGTCCCAGTGGACATCCTGATCAGATCCCCTACATAACTGTCTGGGAAAACttgattctctctccccctttgtgGGTCCGCCCATTTGTTTCACTTTCAGGCCCATTGAAGACCGAGGTACTCGCTCTAAAAGACGGAAACGAGGAGATGAAGGCCTCACATCccgtgagagaaaaaaagattttaaccaCAGACGCTGACCACCTCTTGTTAGATCCTCCTCCCCCTTATCCACCAGTACCCCAAGCAGCTGCGGgacaaggaggctctgcctcagcaggggAACTGGGAGGTGTGACAACAGGTACAGGACAGGGAAACTCCGAGGAGCAAGGGAGTACAACCTGGGTGGAACCCTCGGCCCCCTTACTTCACCTGGAGGAGGGAAGCCTAGAGGGTCCGGCAGCTGGGACTCGGAGTAAGAAGGTAGTGTCTCCTGACTCTACTGTCTTGCCTCTGCGGGCGTATGGACCCCCTGATGATCAAGGGAACCAGCTTTTCCAGTATTGGCCTTTCTCATCAGCAGATCTTTATAATTggagaactcacaatcctccttttTCTGAGGACCCCCAGGCCTTGATAGGCCTaattgattcccttcttttctctcattggcccacctgggatgattgtCAACAGCTCTTGCAGGTACTCTTTACAACCGAGGAGAGACAGCGTATCCTCTTAGAAGCCAGAAAGAATGTTCCCGGGACGGATGGCAGGCCCACCTCCTTGCAAAATGAAATAGACGCAGCCTTCCCGCTGACCAGACCAGATTGGGATTTCAATACAGCAAATGGTAGGGAGCACCTCAAAATCTACCGTCAGACTCTAATGGCGGGGCTCAGAGGAGCCGCGAGACGGCCCACAAATTTGGCCAAGGTAAGGGAGACAATCCAGGGTCCTGCTGAATCCCCCTCAGCCTTCTTAGAACGGCTGATGGAGGCTTTTCGGCAATTTACACCCTATGATCCAATGTCTGATGAACATAAAGCTACAGTGACAATAGCTTTCATTGACCAATCAGCCAGTGATAttaagagaaagttacagaagttAGATGGATTACAAGATAAATCTTTGAGGGATTTAGTACAGGTGGCTGAGAAAGTGTACTATaacagagagactgaagaagagaaagaaaagagaaagcagaaagagcaggaagctagggaactagagaaagaaaagagacaggaaaagaatttgactAGAATTTTGGCCACAGTAGTTAGAGAAAGTCGAAGGCCAGGTGAAAGGGTACCGGGCAACCGAAGGAGGCCTTTAGATAAAGATCAATGTGCCCATTGCAGAGAAAAAGGACACTGGGCAAAAGATTGCCCGAAGAAAAGGGGGGATAGACCCCGCCGAGCTCGAGAAGAAGCCCCAGATCACAAAATACTGGCTTTGGGTGAAGACAGTGACTAGGGAGGACGGGGTTCGGATCCCCTCCCCGAGCCCAGGGTAACCTTGAGAGTGGAGGGGAAGCCCACCCAGTTCTTGGTGGATACTGGGGCTCAGCATTCAGTCCTTCTACAAACTTCGGGCCCATTGTCTAATAAGAAGTCATGGGTCCAGGGAGCTACTGGCAATAAACAGTATTCATGGACCACCCGAAGGACAGTAGACCTTGGTGTGGGCCGGGTGTCCCACTCATTCTTAGTCATTCCAGAGTGCCCCTACCCTCTCCTGGGCAGAGATCTACTTGCAAAGATTGGAGCACAGATTCattttcttccagagggcccccaAATAAAAGATAGACAAGGAAATGTGTTACATGTGTTGACTGTGAAACTCGAGGATGAATACCGCCTCTTTGATCACTCAAAAGATAATCCCTGCGATATGGACTGGTGGCTGAACCAGTTCCCCCAGGCATGGGCGGAAACCGCAGGGATGGGTGAGGCTAAAAACCAGCCAGCGGTCCATGTAGAGCTGAAGGCCTCAGCCACTCCTGTGGCAGTACGCCAGTATCCAATGAGCAAAGAAGCCCGAGATGGGATTAGACCTCATATTCTCAGGTTGTTAGATCTCGGAATACTTAAAAAATGCCAGTCAGCATGGAACACGCCTCTGCTTCCCGTACGAAAGCCAGGCACCAACGACTACCGACCAGTGCAAGATCTCCGTGAGGTAAACAAACGGGTGACAGACTTACACCCCACAGTACCAAATCCATATAATTTGTTGAGCTCTCTTCCCCCAGAAAGGACTTGGTACACTGTATTAGATCTTAAAGACGCCTTCTTCTGCCTCCGGCTAAGTCCGAAAAGTCAACCCATCTTTGCTTTTGAATGGAAGGACCCAGAGACAGGAATATCTGGGCAATTAACATGGACTCGGCTTCCACAGGGGTTCAAGAACTCCCCTACCATCTTCGATGAAGCTCTACACCGGGATCTCGCCCTGTTCAGAGCAGAAAACCCCCAGGTAACCCTTCTTCAGTTCTTGGACGACCTGCTTCTGGCCGCTCATGATAAAGACACATGCCTCGATGGAACTCGTCGATTACTAACTGAACTGGCGAAACTGGGTTACAGAGCCTCTGCCAAGAAGGCCCAGATCTGCAGAAAACAGGTCAGTTATTTGGGGTATCTGCTAAAAGATGGGAAGCGATGGCTGTCAGAAGCGAGAAAAGAGACTGTACTTCACATTCCCCCACCCTCGAATGCCAGACAAGTGAGGGAATTCTTGGGGACAGCAGGATTCTGTCGATTATGGATCCCAGGGTTCGCTGAGATGGCAGCACCCCTCTATCCATTGACCAAAAGTGATAGACCATTTGAGTGGGGAGAAAAAGAACAGGCTGCTTTTGACTCCATCAAGATGGCTCTAATGTCAGCCCCTGCCCTGGGACTTCCTGACGTGTCCAAGCCCTTCCACTTATACGTGGCGGAAAATGGAGGGGTAGCAAAAGGGGTCCTAACGCAGAAGCTGGGGCCCTGGAAAAGACCAGTGGCATACCTctcaaagaaattagactctgtaGCAGCTGggtggcctgcctgcctgcgAATCGTGGCAGCAGTTGCGACCCTAGTCAGAGATGCTGATAAGCTGACCCTGGGGCAAGATTTGGTGGTGACTGCTCCCCATGCATTAGAGAGTGTGGTCCGCCAGCCTCCCGATCGTTGGCTCACTAACGCCCGAATGACTCACTATCAGACTTTGTTACTAAATTCAGACAGGATCAGTTTCACTCCAGCCACGGGGCTGAACCCAGCCACCCTGCTGCCAGACTCGAATATCGGAGCACCAGTTCATGACTGCCAGCAAGTGCTTGCAGAGGCACACGGCTGGCGAAAGGACTTGAGCGATCAGCCTCTGGCGGATGCGGAGGTAACCTGGTATACTGATGGTAGCAGCTACCTTGAAAACGGAAAAAGGAAGGCCGGGGCTGCAGTGGTAGATGGACAAAAGGTAATATGGGCACAAACACTACCCGAAGGCACCTCTGCCCAGAGGGCTGAGCTGATAGCGCTAACAAAAGCCCTGGAActgggaaaagataaaaaggttaatatttacacagatagTAGATATGCCTTTGCTACAGCCCATGTCCATGGGGCTATCTACCAGCAGCGAGGCCTCCTCACGTCAGCTGGAAAGGAAATCAAAAATAAGACTGAGATTTTAGCGCTACTTGAGGCATTACATCTGCCCTTTAAAGTGAGCATCATCCACTGCCCCGGCCACCAAAGAGAGACCTCTGCGGTTGCAAAAGGAAATAATATGGCTGACAGAGAAGCGAGGAGAGTAGCGGGTGAAACGATTTTTGCTATGACTGTGGCAGAAAATAAAGCCGAACCCGCACCTCCATTTCAATATACAGCCCAAGATTTAGCCTTAATGACTGAAATTGAGAAGGAGTTTGATAAGGACTTGGGAGTGTGGAAAACCCCAGCTAGAAAAATAATTCTGCCCcaaaaagaggcagaggagatggtAAAACAGATGCACCAATGGACTCACCTTGGAGTTAAGAAACTTGTGGCTACTATGTTAAACACCAAATTCCACGTACTTGGGCTAACACGGTTGGTTAGAAATATTGTACACGCATGTGTACCCTGTCAAATGGTAAATGCCTGCCGAACCAAAGTTGAACCTGGCAAACGCCTCCGAGGGAACAGACCCGGAACTTACTGGGAAGTAGATTTTACAGAGATCAAGCCTGCCAGATATGGTAATAAGTACCTCCTAGTGTTTGTAGATACATTTTCCGGATGGACAGAGGCgttcccaacaaagaaagagacagcagCGGTGGTGGCGAAAAAGATCCTAGAGGAAATCTTTCCACGATTTGGGGTACCTAAGGTAATTGCCTCGgacaatgggcctgccttcgttgcccaggtaagtcagggagtGGCTAAATATCTGGGGATTGATTGGAAACTTCATTGCATTTACAGACCCCAAAGCTCAggtcaggtagaaagaatgaatagaaatctaaaagagaccctgactaaattatCCATGGAGTCTGACGGTACAGATTGGGTGGTGCTCCTTCCTTTGGCTCTCTTTAGGGTTAGAAACACCCCTTCAAGGTTTAACTTAACTCCATTTGAGATCCTGTACGGGGCTCCAGCTCCTCTGGCTACCATAAATGAAGTAACTAGACTTACTTGTCATGGTAACAGTGATTTATATGCTAGGTTAAGAGGACTCCAAGCAGTACAGAAAGAAGTGTGGACCCAGCTGGCCCACGCCTATGAACCAGGGACCCCAGAGACATCTCACAGGTTCCAGGTCGGGGACTGCGTCTACGTCCGACGGCACCGCGCCCAAACTTTGGAGCCACGCTGGAAGGGACCATTTCTGGTGTTGCTAACCACTCCCACTGCTGTGAAGGTTGATGGAATATCGGCTTGGATCCACGCCTCTCATGTAAAACCAGCTCCAGAGGGACCATCGCCTAAGTGGACACTCCGACGCACTCAAAACCCGCTCAAGATAAAGATCCAAAGGCAGACTGTAGCTGACCAACATGATTCCACCTGA